A single window of Cytobacillus dafuensis DNA harbors:
- a CDS encoding MFS transporter — METKRVLPILFLVMFLVMVGFGIIIPVLPFYAEEIGASPAQLGWLMAVYSLMQLIFAPIWGKVSDRIGRKPVILLGIAGLSISFFLQAFSGQLWMLFAARMIGGILSSANMPTVMAYVADITSEENRGKGMGVVGAATGLGFVFGPAIGGVFSKISLTMPFFLAGATSAITFILVLLILKESLPKEKRQKQSENKSSRWSAFTGSVSILFFLQLFISLSLSGLEATFAYFAAKKADLGTVQLGYIFMIMGLASAIVQGGLVGKLTKKYGEGAVIQAGIVVSAIGFGLILLVNSFTTAAIFLTIFGIGNGVIRPSVSALITKKSVAGHGSSTGLLSSFDSLGRIIGPPLGGWLFAIQAGLPYISGVILSIIAFILYRIYVVKSSKTIFYNE, encoded by the coding sequence TTGGAAACTAAAAGAGTATTACCCATATTATTTCTAGTTATGTTTTTAGTTATGGTAGGCTTCGGTATCATCATTCCTGTACTGCCATTTTACGCTGAGGAAATTGGTGCAAGTCCAGCTCAACTGGGATGGCTGATGGCTGTTTATTCGTTAATGCAGCTCATTTTTGCACCGATTTGGGGAAAGGTTTCGGATCGGATTGGACGCAAACCCGTTATTTTATTGGGAATCGCAGGATTATCGATTTCGTTTTTCCTCCAAGCCTTTTCGGGCCAGCTTTGGATGCTGTTTGCCGCAAGAATGATTGGGGGTATTTTATCCTCTGCTAATATGCCGACTGTCATGGCATATGTAGCGGATATAACTTCTGAAGAGAATCGCGGGAAAGGAATGGGGGTTGTTGGTGCTGCAACAGGGCTAGGGTTTGTTTTTGGTCCAGCCATTGGCGGTGTGTTTTCCAAAATAAGCTTAACAATGCCTTTTTTTCTAGCAGGTGCGACATCTGCGATCACATTTATTTTAGTGCTGTTGATATTAAAAGAATCATTACCTAAAGAAAAAAGACAGAAGCAATCTGAAAATAAGAGCTCAAGATGGAGTGCATTTACTGGGTCTGTATCTATTTTATTTTTTCTGCAGCTATTTATTTCCCTATCGTTATCTGGCTTAGAAGCTACTTTTGCCTATTTCGCTGCTAAAAAAGCAGATTTAGGAACGGTGCAATTAGGATATATATTTATGATAATGGGACTTGCCAGTGCAATCGTACAAGGCGGTTTAGTCGGCAAATTAACGAAAAAATATGGAGAGGGAGCAGTAATACAAGCTGGAATAGTGGTCTCAGCCATTGGCTTTGGGCTCATTTTACTTGTTAATAGCTTCACTACGGCAGCCATATTTTTAACGATTTTTGGTATTGGAAATGGAGTTATTCGACCTAGCGTTTCAGCGCTAATTACGAAAAAATCCGTCGCTGGGCATGGAAGCTCAACTGGACTGCTGTCTTCCTTTGATTCTTTAGGAAGAATTATTGGTCCGCCTTTAGGAGGCTGGTTGTTTGCAATTCAGGCAGGACTTCCTTATATTTCAGGTGTGATATTATCAATTATTGCCTTCATTTTATACCGAATTTATGTTGTTAAATCGAGTAAAACAATATTTTATAATGAATGA
- a CDS encoding ATP-binding cassette domain-containing protein, giving the protein MKVIECKDLTKTYFGKKVLKNLSFSIEENKITGLIGRNGVGKTTLLKILAGFIKETSGDIKVFSERPFNSLIVSANSIFVDDQMSFPPALQLYELLEAASSFYPNWDMELAKRLFDYFSFDPKGYHNRLSKGKTSTFNAIVGLASHSPLTILDEPTTGMDASVRKDFYRALLKDYIAHPRTIIISSHHVDEIENLLEDVLLLKDGRNHLYLPMEELKEWAIGLKGPTEKIQEWVKDKEILYENKIGTNTSYVVVRNDFAGSALQNARLAGLEITAVSPSDLCVYLTNQTKGGIDDVFKER; this is encoded by the coding sequence ATGAAGGTGATTGAATGCAAAGATTTAACGAAAACGTATTTTGGGAAAAAGGTTTTAAAAAATCTTTCGTTTTCGATTGAAGAAAATAAAATCACAGGATTAATTGGTCGAAATGGAGTTGGAAAAACGACGTTATTGAAGATATTAGCTGGTTTCATTAAAGAGACTTCTGGCGACATTAAGGTATTTTCAGAAAGACCATTTAATAGTTTAATCGTCTCTGCCAATTCTATTTTTGTCGATGACCAAATGAGTTTTCCACCTGCACTGCAGCTCTATGAATTATTAGAAGCAGCGAGCAGCTTCTACCCAAATTGGGATATGGAATTGGCAAAGCGCCTTTTTGATTATTTTTCCTTTGATCCGAAAGGTTACCACAACCGACTTTCAAAAGGGAAGACAAGTACATTTAATGCGATTGTCGGCCTAGCCTCCCATTCGCCATTAACGATTTTAGATGAACCGACAACAGGAATGGATGCATCGGTAAGAAAGGACTTCTACCGCGCTCTGCTTAAAGACTATATTGCTCATCCAAGGACAATTATTATTTCAAGCCATCATGTAGATGAAATCGAGAATTTATTAGAGGATGTTCTTCTCTTAAAGGACGGGAGGAATCATTTGTATTTGCCCATGGAAGAGTTGAAGGAATGGGCGATTGGCTTGAAAGGACCGACAGAGAAGATTCAAGAATGGGTGAAAGATAAAGAGATTCTCTATGAAAATAAAATTGGCACGAATACGAGCTATGTAGTGGTAAGGAATGATTTTGCAGGTTCTGCACTTCAGAATGCAAGATTAGCAGGGCTGGAGATTACCGCTGTTTCTCCTAGTGATCTATGTGTCTATTTAACAAATCAAACGAAAGGGGGAATCGATGATGTTTTTAAAGAACGTTAA
- a CDS encoding nuclease-related domain-containing protein encodes MLIKQRTEPVELKLLRFLNARMELSEKEKNIYLNLEKGFKGELWFDNWLENLSGEWLVLNDLLLESNNSVFQIDTLLITSEKIYLFEIKNYEGDFYIQGDKWYTISKSEIKNPIFQLERSGMLFRGLLQELGFSSPIESYLIFVNPDFFLYQTPLSLPIVSLAQLNRFKNKLIMNEGILKKRHSKFAEQLVSICLKESPYTRLPEYNYDQLERGVTCAYCYSLMDSLTEGEETIVCKECGGKENVISAILRSTEEFKLLFPDRKITTNEIFEWCKGVKSSRSIRRILSKKYELIKQGRSSYFEPNFSDTK; translated from the coding sequence ATGCTTATTAAGCAACGTACTGAGCCAGTAGAATTAAAGCTTTTGAGATTTTTAAATGCACGGATGGAATTGTCAGAAAAAGAAAAGAATATTTATTTAAATTTAGAAAAGGGATTTAAAGGGGAACTGTGGTTTGACAATTGGTTAGAGAATCTTTCAGGTGAATGGCTTGTGCTAAATGACTTGTTGCTAGAAAGTAATAATTCTGTTTTTCAAATTGATACGTTGTTAATCACTTCGGAGAAGATTTATCTGTTTGAAATTAAAAATTACGAAGGTGATTTTTATATTCAAGGTGATAAATGGTATACAATATCAAAATCAGAAATAAAGAATCCTATCTTTCAATTGGAAAGGAGTGGAATGCTTTTCCGAGGATTACTTCAAGAGCTTGGATTTAGTTCTCCGATCGAATCATATCTTATCTTCGTTAATCCCGATTTTTTCCTCTATCAAACTCCACTTAGCCTTCCGATCGTATCCCTAGCACAGCTTAATCGCTTTAAGAACAAATTAATAATGAACGAGGGCATTTTAAAAAAGAGACACTCAAAATTCGCAGAACAATTAGTTTCTATTTGTTTAAAAGAATCTCCGTACACTCGCTTACCTGAATATAACTATGACCAACTTGAAAGGGGAGTAACCTGTGCTTACTGTTATTCATTGATGGATAGTTTGACAGAGGGGGAAGAAACTATTGTCTGTAAGGAGTGTGGTGGAAAAGAAAATGTTATCTCTGCTATTTTACGGAGCACGGAGGAATTTAAATTGCTTTTTCCTGATAGAAAAATCACCACTAATGAAATTTTTGAGTGGTGTAAAGGCGTTAAGTCCAGCAGATCCATTCGAAGGATTCTTTCGAAAAAGTATGAACTAATTAAGCAAGGAAGATCTTCTTATTTTGAACCTAATTTTAGTGATACAAAATAA
- a CDS encoding DUF4003 family protein — translation MEKALLEENVEVLKQAVGSWMDRRLVLMTASQFAAKGKRMDGTAFLKVSDLVKKSTSFFSPLRSIYYPMTGLILANGNLPDEEVNRLHRNYETLRSAGFRSSVFTYIAAFLMEDHMDPRRINTVHEEMKKYHRFLTSHDDYPAAAIIAKQEGQVEELVHISEQYYKTLSENGFYKGNDLQFMANMLVMNGAFRKETVSNVIYAMDELSRSGLKVKQMHYSSLCVIALSGKLKEAISYALELRDMKEFKWHKDMAIVAAAVFVSQEYVDASTGLTAAIQALIQAQHASVAAASAAAAASAGGSSGS, via the coding sequence ATGGAAAAAGCATTACTTGAAGAAAATGTAGAGGTGTTAAAGCAGGCAGTAGGGAGTTGGATGGATCGACGTCTGGTGTTGATGACTGCATCGCAATTTGCAGCTAAAGGAAAACGAATGGACGGGACTGCCTTTTTAAAAGTGTCGGATCTTGTGAAAAAGAGTACGTCGTTCTTTTCGCCTTTAAGAAGCATTTATTACCCCATGACTGGACTCATTTTAGCAAATGGAAATCTTCCAGATGAAGAGGTTAATCGTTTGCATCGAAATTATGAGACTCTTCGTTCAGCAGGGTTTCGCAGTTCCGTTTTTACCTATATTGCTGCTTTTTTAATGGAAGATCATATGGACCCACGAAGGATCAATACAGTTCACGAAGAAATGAAGAAGTATCACCGCTTTCTGACCTCGCATGATGATTATCCTGCAGCTGCGATTATTGCTAAGCAGGAAGGTCAGGTGGAGGAGCTTGTTCATATTTCGGAACAGTATTACAAAACTTTAAGTGAAAACGGATTTTATAAAGGGAATGATTTACAGTTCATGGCGAATATGCTCGTAATGAATGGAGCATTCCGTAAAGAAACGGTTAGTAATGTAATCTATGCGATGGATGAATTAAGTAGAAGTGGTCTGAAAGTAAAGCAAATGCATTATTCTTCCTTATGTGTGATTGCACTTTCAGGAAAATTAAAAGAAGCGATTTCGTATGCCCTCGAACTTAGAGATATGAAAGAATTTAAATGGCATAAGGATATGGCCATCGTTGCAGCAGCAGTGTTTGTTTCGCAGGAATACGTTGACGCTTCAACTGGATTAACAGCAGCCATTCAGGCATTGATCCAGGCACAGCATGCTTCGGTTGCTGCGGCGAGTGCGGCTGCAGCGGCATCTGCTGGGGGATCTTCGGGGAGTTAG
- a CDS encoding LTA synthase family protein, with the protein MKKNWAKNIKNVVLHPFTWIMLILLIKIIAFQIVIFDNKSFFHILIVEFPMWALFLTIFIILFKERKWLAIWLYNLGLSTLFIVVIFYTRYFSTVPSYYDVKQIYQSNSVGGTVALLGTPYDYLFFLDVAVILPLIWYFKRGDSPRSFANAKKWAIGFSCVGLITTIIAFFYPLVDVSYFAKKHGYIQSQFVQMYERSIGKAFAENEYLSDKDLAKLKGNSYVPFTEHDTYGLAKDRHVFVIQVESLQGFTIKQSIDGQEITPNLNALLKESAYFDNVYQQIGAGNTSDAEWLMHTSLYPEGMDPTVNVIDNGSEIPSLVRTLKDNGYGTATYHADDITYWSRDKLYPALGFDYIYTSEEIPNEKEIGFGPADEVLFNFVESQLPNHLNEHDKMYSNIITLTNHTPFEMPEEFKYLDLPDEYEGTYVGNYLQSVRYTDEQIGLFIKQLKKLGIYDDSLVLIYGDHSGLHGAPVTEKDYEILKEILGHGYNLQDRFVVPVIFTAPGIFHGETHSQLGGQIDLMPTLLNLLGIEHNTQMIGHNLFQYKHNLLGMRYYLPGGSFISDNTLYTAPSAKHPAVLYNRETMKKTKNTKNMQKRIDNTLQIMQYSDYIRKEMEEE; encoded by the coding sequence ATGAAAAAAAACTGGGCTAAAAATATTAAAAATGTTGTACTCCATCCATTTACGTGGATCATGCTTATTTTGTTAATAAAAATAATTGCTTTTCAGATTGTTATTTTTGATAACAAATCATTTTTTCATATTTTAATAGTCGAATTCCCAATGTGGGCTCTTTTCTTAACCATTTTCATTATTCTATTTAAAGAACGAAAGTGGTTAGCCATTTGGCTCTATAACCTCGGCTTGTCTACTCTATTTATTGTAGTTATCTTTTATACAAGATATTTTTCAACCGTTCCGTCCTATTACGATGTTAAACAAATATATCAGTCGAACTCTGTTGGCGGGACTGTCGCTCTTCTCGGAACTCCATATGACTATTTATTTTTCTTAGATGTTGCAGTGATTCTTCCACTCATCTGGTATTTCAAGAGAGGAGACTCACCTCGTTCATTTGCTAATGCGAAAAAATGGGCCATCGGCTTTAGCTGTGTAGGACTCATCACGACAATCATTGCCTTTTTCTATCCGCTGGTTGATGTTTCTTATTTCGCAAAAAAGCATGGATATATTCAATCCCAATTTGTGCAAATGTATGAACGCAGCATCGGCAAAGCATTTGCTGAAAACGAATATTTATCAGACAAAGATTTAGCAAAATTAAAAGGAAATTCTTATGTTCCATTTACAGAGCATGACACTTATGGACTTGCGAAGGATCGCCATGTTTTTGTTATTCAAGTGGAGTCCTTACAAGGATTTACGATTAAACAATCGATTGATGGACAGGAAATCACTCCGAATTTAAATGCTCTTTTAAAGGAAAGTGCGTATTTCGATAATGTGTACCAGCAAATCGGGGCAGGGAATACTTCTGATGCAGAATGGCTTATGCATACATCCCTTTACCCTGAGGGAATGGACCCAACCGTGAATGTGATCGATAATGGGAGCGAGATCCCCTCACTTGTACGGACTTTAAAAGACAATGGCTATGGGACAGCAACATATCATGCGGATGACATTACCTATTGGAGCCGGGATAAATTGTACCCCGCTCTTGGCTTTGATTATATTTATACAAGTGAAGAAATTCCAAATGAGAAAGAAATCGGGTTCGGTCCAGCGGATGAGGTTCTATTTAATTTTGTTGAATCACAATTGCCAAATCATCTAAATGAACATGACAAGATGTACTCAAATATCATTACACTTACAAATCACACACCATTTGAAATGCCTGAAGAATTTAAATATCTTGACCTGCCAGACGAGTATGAGGGGACGTATGTCGGAAACTATTTGCAGTCCGTTCGCTATACGGATGAACAAATTGGATTATTTATTAAACAGTTGAAAAAGCTTGGCATCTATGATGATTCGCTCGTGCTCATTTATGGGGATCATTCTGGATTACACGGAGCACCCGTTACAGAAAAAGACTATGAAATATTAAAAGAAATTTTAGGACACGGTTACAATTTGCAAGATCGCTTTGTTGTGCCTGTTATTTTCACTGCTCCTGGTATTTTTCACGGAGAAACACACTCCCAGCTCGGCGGTCAAATTGATTTAATGCCTACACTGCTGAACCTGCTGGGTATCGAGCACAATACCCAAATGATCGGTCACAATCTTTTTCAATACAAACATAACTTACTTGGCATGAGATACTATTTGCCTGGCGGATCATTTATTAGTGATAATACGCTATACACTGCGCCAAGCGCCAAGCACCCGGCTGTTTTATATAACCGCGAAACAATGAAGAAAACGAAAAACACAAAGAATATGCAAAAAAGAATCGATAACACCCTACAAATCATGCAGTACTCCGACTATATCCGGAAGGAAATGGAAGAGGAATAG
- a CDS encoding Mur ligase family protein, translating into MKLETLLQSIKVKQVLNNKDLNIFGISYHSQKVTKGHLFVCVRGYKTDGHKYLAQAVEKGAVAAVVEEFQEGIDIPQYLVEDSRISLARLGAAFYNHPSKKLQMIGITATNGKTTTSYMTNAILENQGFKTGLIGTVSIKINETTIPSELTTPESLDLQYYLNEMVEKDVTHVSMEVSSQALEMHRVEQVDYDIVTLNNVSREHIDSHGSFEKYFEIKSSLIRNASENSFAVLNLDCPYSASLVDKTKAQVITFGVKSKEGHIHCKNLDLTTGRGKFTVEILKAFKVKDTEYIPGEFDIELAVPGLHSVYNAMVAITVSLLSGVSVSTIQKTLKTFGGVERRFEFIFEDDIKIIDDHFANTGNINVTLETLKFMEYKKLHLVYAIRGERGPTVNRENAETIASWAPKLEFNEIIATKSVSHVTAKDKVTDEEQQVFEEVMGEAKINVNLYDELPDAIAEALSKAEAGDLILLAGCQGMDHGAEVALHQLEEIKVDYSKEKLFLPLRNRVSSQAEMV; encoded by the coding sequence ATGAAGCTAGAAACACTTCTACAATCAATAAAGGTCAAACAAGTCCTTAATAACAAGGATTTAAATATATTTGGAATATCCTATCACTCTCAAAAGGTTACAAAAGGACACCTTTTCGTTTGTGTCCGAGGATATAAAACAGACGGGCATAAGTATCTTGCCCAGGCAGTGGAAAAGGGAGCAGTTGCGGCTGTTGTGGAGGAGTTTCAAGAGGGGATTGATATTCCTCAATATTTAGTTGAAGATAGTCGAATTTCTCTAGCTCGGTTAGGAGCAGCCTTTTACAACCATCCGTCTAAAAAGCTTCAGATGATTGGAATTACGGCAACGAATGGAAAAACCACTACTTCTTATATGACGAATGCCATTTTAGAGAATCAAGGCTTTAAAACAGGCTTAATAGGAACGGTTTCTATAAAAATTAATGAAACCACTATCCCTTCCGAGCTTACAACACCAGAATCTCTGGATTTACAATACTATTTAAATGAAATGGTTGAAAAAGATGTTACCCATGTTAGCATGGAGGTTTCGTCACAGGCACTTGAAATGCATCGGGTTGAGCAGGTGGATTACGATATTGTAACGCTTAACAATGTTAGCCGTGAGCATATTGACTCCCATGGCTCCTTTGAGAAGTATTTCGAAATAAAATCGAGTTTAATTAGAAATGCCAGTGAAAATAGCTTTGCTGTTCTGAACTTAGATTGCCCTTATTCCGCTTCTTTAGTCGATAAAACAAAAGCTCAAGTTATCACATTTGGTGTTAAGAGCAAAGAAGGGCATATTCATTGTAAAAATTTAGATTTAACGACAGGTAGAGGTAAATTTACTGTTGAAATATTAAAGGCCTTTAAAGTGAAGGATACAGAATATATCCCAGGTGAATTTGATATTGAGCTTGCTGTTCCTGGGCTGCATTCTGTTTATAATGCAATGGTGGCGATTACCGTTTCCTTGCTCTCAGGTGTATCTGTTTCGACGATCCAAAAAACATTGAAAACATTCGGTGGAGTCGAGAGACGCTTTGAGTTTATTTTTGAAGATGATATTAAGATCATTGATGATCATTTTGCTAATACAGGAAATATTAATGTAACGCTCGAAACTTTAAAGTTTATGGAATATAAGAAGCTTCATCTCGTCTATGCTATTAGGGGAGAGAGAGGTCCTACAGTCAATCGTGAAAACGCTGAGACGATCGCTAGCTGGGCGCCGAAGCTTGAGTTTAATGAAATCATTGCGACGAAAAGCGTTTCCCATGTGACCGCTAAGGACAAGGTTACAGATGAAGAGCAGCAAGTGTTTGAAGAGGTTATGGGGGAAGCAAAAATTAATGTGAATTTATATGATGAGCTTCCAGACGCCATCGCTGAAGCACTATCAAAAGCAGAAGCAGGAGACTTAATTCTTTTGGCAGGCTGTCAAGGAATGGATCATGGAGCTGAAGTTGCTTTACATCAGCTAGAGGAAATAAAAGTTGATTATTCTAAAGAAAAATTATTCCTGCCTCTTCGAAATCGGGTATCTAGTCAAGCAGAAATGGTTTAA
- a CDS encoding ArsR/SmtB family transcription factor, which translates to MIILEKDQQPYNMKELDEETLFIVSQTFKALSDPTRIRILHLLFHGEHSVNEIAENLSLLQSTVSHQLRFLKNLRLVKFRREGTSLFYSCDDEHVMDILKQTIEHANHH; encoded by the coding sequence ATGATAATTTTGGAAAAAGATCAACAGCCCTATAATATGAAGGAGCTTGATGAAGAGACTCTTTTTATTGTGTCGCAAACATTTAAAGCACTATCAGATCCGACCCGAATTCGTATACTGCATTTATTATTTCATGGGGAGCATTCAGTTAATGAGATTGCTGAGAACTTATCTCTTCTTCAATCAACGGTTTCACATCAGCTGCGCTTTTTAAAGAATTTGCGATTAGTTAAATTTAGACGTGAAGGAACCTCACTATTTTACTCCTGTGATGACGAGCATGTCATGGATATATTAAAGCAGACAATTGAGCACGCGAATCATCATTAA
- a CDS encoding cation diffusion facilitator family transporter, translating to MGHHHHGHSHGHSHSHGHGHSHSHAHTGNKKALLLSFILITSFMIVEVIGGIMTNSLALLSDAGHMLSDAAALGLSFFAIKLGERKASASKTYGYKRFEIIAALLNGITLILISLYIFFEAYQRFFNPPEVQSGGMLVISTIGLLVNILAAWILMRGDKDENLNVRSAFLHVIGDMLGSVGAIIAALLMILFGWGIADPIASVIVALLIIISGFRVTKESLHILMEGSPAHIEMESVRAALTKIPGVLEIHDIHVWSITSGMPMLSCHIVIGEESVHDTILHDAQSILHDDFGIDHSTIQVEKGAYGCPNHHGSCN from the coding sequence ATGGGACATCACCACCACGGTCATTCACACGGGCATAGTCACTCCCATGGACATGGACATAGTCATTCCCATGCACATACAGGGAATAAAAAAGCGTTATTATTATCCTTCATTTTAATAACTTCATTTATGATTGTTGAGGTTATTGGAGGAATTATGACAAATAGCTTGGCGCTGCTTTCAGATGCAGGGCATATGCTGAGCGATGCAGCGGCACTTGGATTAAGCTTTTTTGCCATTAAGCTTGGAGAAAGAAAAGCTTCTGCTTCAAAAACTTACGGGTATAAGCGATTTGAAATTATTGCTGCTTTATTAAATGGGATTACGCTCATTCTGATCTCACTCTATATTTTCTTTGAGGCATACCAACGATTTTTCAACCCGCCAGAAGTTCAAAGCGGAGGAATGCTTGTCATTTCCACAATTGGATTACTCGTGAATATCCTTGCAGCATGGATTTTAATGAGAGGAGATAAGGATGAAAATTTAAATGTTCGAAGTGCCTTTCTTCATGTAATTGGAGACATGCTTGGTTCGGTTGGTGCCATCATCGCCGCTTTGCTTATGATCTTATTCGGATGGGGAATTGCAGATCCAATTGCAAGTGTCATTGTAGCGCTCCTGATCATCATAAGCGGCTTTCGAGTGACGAAGGAATCCCTCCACATTTTGATGGAAGGTTCTCCTGCTCATATTGAAATGGAGAGTGTGAGAGCAGCACTTACAAAAATACCAGGCGTATTGGAAATCCATGATATTCATGTTTGGTCCATCACATCTGGAATGCCGATGTTAAGCTGCCATATTGTGATTGGAGAAGAGAGTGTGCACGATACCATTCTCCATGATGCACAATCAATCCTCCATGATGATTTTGGGATTGATCATAGTACCATTCAAGTTGAAAAAGGAGCATATGGCTGCCCGAATCATCATGGAAGCTGCAATTAA
- a CDS encoding GntR family transcriptional regulator, with amino-acid sequence MTILNTEGTKPIYVQIAEWIETEIMNGHFNSDDKVYSQYQLAEMYTINPATAAKGLSLLVDENILYKKRGLGMFVTADAKEIIMNKRKNYTFKRLVQEIVLEAKRLHISDVELIEMIKSAQSEEGE; translated from the coding sequence GTGACGATTCTTAATACAGAAGGAACGAAGCCTATTTATGTACAAATCGCAGAATGGATAGAAACAGAAATCATGAATGGACACTTCAACAGTGACGATAAGGTTTATTCTCAATATCAATTAGCGGAGATGTATACAATCAATCCAGCAACTGCAGCTAAAGGTCTTAGTCTTCTCGTTGATGAAAACATCCTCTACAAAAAAAGGGGACTGGGCATGTTTGTTACAGCGGATGCAAAAGAAATCATTATGAATAAACGTAAAAATTATACATTTAAGCGGCTTGTCCAAGAAATAGTGTTAGAAGCAAAAAGATTGCATATAAGTGATGTGGAATTAATTGAGATGATCAAATCAGCACAATCTGAGGAGGGGGAGTGA
- a CDS encoding carboxylate--amine ligase: MNKAVILGCNYYIGLSTIRCLGVHGIHTVAVDYNENDRYGSESKYCSERLIAPYYKEDPKGFVRFLIDYAKNQSITPVLIPCHDSYVEVIDEYLEELRECYFIPQTEKGLYTKVMNKETLHSLAMEHGMAVPETVRIDEENYIEKVEEIIKYPCIVKPTDSPTFVATFRRKLFKVYNREELLAAIEKAQKADLEVIVQRIIPGFDDHMYTFDAYLNQDSKVTHWVTCQKHRQYPINFGASVYTEQKYVQELYDIGAPFLEAIGYKGFAEIEFKKDAETGKFYLIEINARITNLNNLLYKVGVNFPYLTYRELTGAPLEPYAVKEDKHRVFWYAYEDMLAIKGYIKTGQLTRKQVFVSLMKKKAYAIWDWSDPKPGITYFKKIAGKFLKKR; this comes from the coding sequence TTGAACAAGGCTGTAATTTTAGGATGTAATTATTATATTGGTTTAAGTACAATTCGCTGTTTAGGAGTTCATGGCATCCATACTGTTGCTGTGGATTATAATGAAAATGATAGATATGGTTCAGAATCTAAATATTGTTCTGAGAGGCTAATTGCCCCTTACTATAAAGAAGATCCAAAAGGGTTTGTTCGTTTTTTAATAGATTATGCAAAAAACCAAAGCATTACCCCGGTTTTAATCCCTTGTCATGATTCATATGTAGAAGTCATTGATGAGTATTTAGAGGAATTGAGAGAATGCTATTTTATCCCTCAGACAGAAAAGGGTTTATATACGAAAGTAATGAATAAGGAAACACTTCATTCCTTAGCTATGGAACATGGAATGGCAGTTCCGGAAACGGTTAGAATAGATGAAGAGAACTATATTGAAAAAGTAGAGGAAATCATTAAGTATCCTTGCATAGTAAAGCCTACAGATTCCCCTACCTTTGTTGCAACTTTTAGAAGAAAGCTTTTTAAGGTATACAATCGAGAGGAATTGCTTGCTGCCATAGAAAAAGCGCAGAAAGCCGACTTAGAAGTGATTGTACAAAGAATCATTCCTGGCTTTGATGACCACATGTATACATTTGATGCCTATTTAAACCAAGATTCAAAAGTGACCCATTGGGTTACATGTCAAAAGCATCGTCAATACCCAATTAATTTTGGCGCTTCTGTTTATACAGAGCAAAAATATGTACAGGAACTGTACGATATTGGAGCTCCGTTTCTTGAAGCGATTGGATATAAAGGGTTTGCAGAAATTGAGTTTAAAAAGGACGCTGAAACAGGGAAGTTTTATTTAATTGAGATCAATGCAAGGATTACAAATCTTAACAACCTACTGTATAAGGTAGGAGTGAACTTTCCGTATCTTACGTACCGTGAGTTAACAGGTGCACCTTTAGAACCATATGCGGTTAAAGAGGATAAGCATCGAGTATTTTGGTATGCCTATGAGGACATGCTGGCGATTAAAGGCTATATTAAGACCGGGCAGTTAACGAGAAAACAAGTATTTGTTTCCTTGATGAAGAAGAAGGCTTATGCGATTTGGGACTGGAGCGATCCTAAGCCAGGTATTACCTACTTTAAAAAAATTGCGGGTAAATTTTTGAAAAAGCGCTAA